From the Gordonia bronchialis DSM 43247 genome, one window contains:
- the mftD gene encoding pre-mycofactocin synthase MftD (MftD, an enzyme found in the mycofactocin biosynthesis locus, performs an oxidative deamination of 3-amino-5-[(p-hydroxyphenyl)methyl]-4,4-dimethyl-2-pyrrolidinone (AHDP). The resulting compound, now called pre-mycofactocin (PMFT), is a biologically active redox cofactor that can oxidize the non-exchangeable NADH of TIGR03971 family SDR-type oxidoreductases.): protein MAKINKDAIKAANPWARNPWFETVVEAQRRARKRLPRSVYSSLVAGTQAGITVNDNMNAYGELGWAPHVVGAQPDRELSTSVMGQEISFPVMISPTGVQAVDPDGEVAVARAAAARGTAMGLSSFASHPVEEVTEVNDKVFFQIYWLGSRDDILARAMRAKEAGAKGLIVTTDWVFNVGRDWGSPEIPEKVDMRALLRLGPEIAVKPRYALSWIRDGKIIIPDLTAPNLPAKGETGPTFFGAYGEWMNTAPPTWEDLQWLREQWGGPFMVKGITRVDDAKRAVDIGATALSVSNHGGNNLDGTPAAIRLLPAIADAVGNDIEVLLDGGIRRGSDVAKALALGARAVMIGRAYLWGLAANGQTGVENVLDLLRMGLDGVVMGLGHKSVHELSRDDLFIPADFTRSFGE, encoded by the coding sequence ATGGCAAAGATCAACAAGGACGCCATCAAGGCCGCCAATCCATGGGCGCGCAACCCATGGTTCGAGACGGTGGTCGAGGCGCAGCGTCGAGCCCGCAAGCGCCTGCCCAGGTCGGTGTACTCGTCACTGGTCGCGGGCACCCAGGCCGGAATCACGGTCAACGACAACATGAACGCCTACGGGGAACTCGGCTGGGCACCCCACGTGGTGGGTGCGCAACCAGACCGCGAACTATCGACTTCGGTGATGGGACAGGAGATCTCGTTTCCGGTGATGATCTCGCCGACCGGTGTGCAGGCGGTCGATCCCGACGGTGAGGTCGCCGTGGCGCGGGCGGCCGCCGCGCGTGGCACCGCGATGGGATTGTCGAGCTTCGCCAGCCACCCCGTCGAAGAGGTGACCGAGGTCAACGACAAGGTCTTCTTCCAGATCTACTGGCTCGGATCACGCGACGACATCCTGGCCCGGGCAATGCGCGCCAAGGAAGCCGGCGCCAAGGGTCTGATCGTGACCACCGACTGGGTGTTCAACGTCGGCCGCGACTGGGGGAGCCCGGAGATCCCGGAGAAGGTCGACATGCGGGCGCTGCTACGCCTCGGGCCGGAGATCGCCGTCAAACCGCGATACGCGCTCAGCTGGATTCGGGACGGCAAGATCATCATCCCCGATCTGACCGCACCCAACCTGCCGGCCAAGGGTGAGACCGGTCCGACGTTCTTCGGCGCCTACGGCGAGTGGATGAACACGGCACCGCCCACCTGGGAAGACCTGCAGTGGCTCCGTGAGCAGTGGGGCGGGCCGTTCATGGTCAAAGGCATCACCCGCGTGGACGACGCCAAACGGGCCGTCGACATCGGTGCCACCGCGCTGTCGGTCTCCAACCACGGCGGCAACAACCTCGACGGCACCCCGGCCGCCATCCGGTTGTTGCCCGCCATCGCCGACGCGGTGGGCAACGACATCGAGGTCCTGCTCGACGGCGGTATCCGCCGTGGCAGCGACGTCGCCAAGGCGCTGGCCCTCGGTGCGCGCGCGGTGATGATCGGCCGCGCCTACCTGTGGGGCCTGGCCGCCAACGGCCAGACCGGCGTCGAGAACGTCCTCGACCTGCTCCGGATGGGGCTCGACGGCGTGGTGATGGGACTGGGCCACAAGAGCGTTCACGAACTCTCCCGCGACGACCTGTTCATCCCGGCGGACTTCACGCGCAGCTTCGGCGAGTAG
- the mftC gene encoding mycofactocin radical SAM maturase (MftC is a radical SAM/SPASM enzyme that catalyzes the first two steps in biosynthesis of the electron carrier mycofactocin from the terminal Val-Tyr dipeptide of the precursor peptide MftA.), whose translation MTTLEMPPTATELATRPVAEPAGDVPKVGRLVDQFEKGLDAPICLTWELTYACNLACVHCLSSSGKRDPRELSTEQCKSIIDELQRMQVFYVNIGGGEPTVRPDFWELVDYATSHQVGVKFSTNGLRIDKKVAARLAASDYVDVQISLDGATAEVNDAVRGPGSFDMAVRALENLHEAGFRDAKISVVMTRQNVEQLDEFKALADRYNATLRITRLRPSGRGADVWDDLHPLPSQQRDLYNWLVAHGDRVLTGDSFFHLSAFGSGNGGGLPGLNLCGAGRVVCLIDPVGDVYACPFAIHENFLAGNIVSGGGFQEIWQNSDLFTELREPQNAGACTKCAHFDACRGGCMAAKFFTGLPLAGPDPECVQGYGEELLAGERTKPTANKDHSRGTPLTLMTRKPDGVLLPIGAPPSKSCDENPLAGFSPAGI comes from the coding sequence ATGACCACTCTCGAGATGCCGCCCACCGCAACCGAACTCGCAACACGCCCGGTGGCCGAGCCGGCCGGTGATGTACCCAAGGTGGGGCGTCTGGTCGATCAGTTCGAGAAGGGCCTCGACGCCCCCATCTGCCTCACCTGGGAGCTCACCTACGCCTGCAACCTGGCGTGCGTGCACTGCCTCTCGTCGTCGGGTAAGCGTGATCCGCGGGAGCTCTCCACCGAACAGTGCAAGTCGATCATCGACGAGCTGCAACGGATGCAGGTGTTCTACGTCAACATCGGCGGCGGCGAACCCACTGTGCGGCCGGACTTCTGGGAGCTCGTCGATTATGCGACCAGCCACCAGGTCGGGGTGAAGTTCTCCACCAACGGGCTGCGGATCGACAAGAAGGTCGCCGCCCGGCTGGCGGCATCGGACTATGTGGACGTGCAGATCTCGCTCGACGGTGCCACCGCCGAGGTCAACGACGCGGTCCGCGGTCCCGGCTCCTTCGACATGGCGGTGCGCGCCCTGGAGAACCTGCACGAGGCCGGTTTCCGCGACGCCAAGATCAGTGTCGTGATGACCCGGCAGAACGTCGAACAACTCGATGAGTTCAAGGCACTCGCCGATCGGTACAACGCGACGCTGCGGATCACGCGGCTGCGTCCGTCCGGGCGGGGCGCCGATGTGTGGGACGACCTGCATCCGCTGCCCTCTCAGCAGCGCGACCTCTACAACTGGCTTGTGGCACACGGGGATCGGGTGCTGACCGGTGACTCCTTCTTCCATCTGTCCGCCTTCGGCAGCGGCAACGGCGGTGGGCTGCCCGGGCTCAACCTGTGTGGTGCCGGCCGCGTGGTCTGCCTCATCGATCCGGTGGGCGATGTCTATGCGTGCCCGTTCGCGATCCACGAGAACTTCCTCGCCGGCAACATCGTCAGCGGCGGCGGATTCCAGGAGATCTGGCAGAACTCGGATCTGTTCACCGAACTGCGTGAACCGCAGAACGCCGGTGCCTGCACCAAGTGCGCCCACTTCGACGCCTGCCGCGGCGGATGCATGGCGGCGAAGTTCTTCACCGGACTTCCGCTGGCCGGCCCGGACCCCGAGTGCGTGCAGGGTTACGGCGAGGAACTGCTCGCCGGTGAACGCACCAAACCCACTGCCAACAAGGATCATTCGCGCGGGACCCCGCTCACGCTGATGACCCGCAAACCCGACGGGGTGTTGCTGCCGATCGGTGCACCGCCGTCGAAGAGCTGCGACGAGAACCCGCTCGCCGGATTCTCGCCGGCCGGGATCTGA
- the mftB gene encoding mycofactocin biosynthesis chaperone MftB (MftB, a small protein, is a peptide chaperone that assists the radical SAM enzyme MftC in performing two modifications to the C-terminal Val-Tyr dipeptide of the mycofactocin precursor peptide, MftA. MftB's role is analogous to the role of PqqD in the biosynthesis of PQQ, a cofactor that derives entirely from a Tyr and a Glu in the precursor PqqA.): protein MSAPTASTVTGGRADAAAGHRPVEFDTLDAWELNPKVALRPEPFGALLYHFGTRKLSFLKNLTVVGIVQSLREADSAEAALLAAGITPAQRPLYLQALGALAESGMIIRREPATPDA from the coding sequence ATGTCCGCCCCCACCGCTTCGACGGTGACCGGCGGCCGCGCTGATGCGGCCGCCGGGCACCGGCCGGTCGAGTTCGACACGCTCGACGCCTGGGAACTCAATCCGAAGGTCGCCCTGCGGCCTGAGCCGTTCGGTGCGCTGCTCTACCACTTCGGCACCCGTAAGCTCTCCTTCCTCAAGAACCTGACCGTCGTCGGTATCGTCCAGTCGCTGCGCGAGGCCGACAGCGCCGAGGCCGCGCTGCTCGCCGCCGGCATCACGCCGGCGCAGCGGCCGCTCTACCTGCAGGCGCTCGGCGCGCTCGCCGAGTCCGGCATGATCATCCGCCGCGAGCCGGCCACCCCCGACGCCTGA
- the mftA gene encoding mycofactocin precursor MftA (Mycofactocin is a small molecule electron carrier derived from the final two amino acids, Val-Tyr, of MftA, the mycofactocin precursor. It plays a role in redox homeostasis and the metabolism of alcohols and aldehydes in Actinobacteria, including Mycobacterium tuberculosis.) yields MSTVPADADTDLVGESLVEEVSIDGMCGVY; encoded by the coding sequence GTGTCGACGGTTCCGGCCGACGCCGATACCGATCTCGTGGGTGAGTCGCTCGTGGAAGAGGTGTCGATCGACGGGATGTGCGGGGTCTACTGA
- the mftR gene encoding mycofactocin system transcriptional regulator (MftR, the mycofactocin system transcriptional regulator, is an uncharacterized TetR family DNA-binding transcription factor. Its role is inferred by context. It occurs as part of the biosynthesis locus for mycofactocin, a partially characterized electron carrier derived from the terminal Val-Tyr dipeptide of the precursor peptide MftA, through a radical SAM enzyme-mediated process.) — protein sequence MTDLRHDGTTATPGRKSAAGRRPLTSRAQISTIAIDLFTERGFDETSVDDIAEAAGIARRTLFRYYPSKNAVPWGDFDGHLAQMRELLARIPSDLSIADALQMALVSFNRVPPTERDSHRRRMALLLGVPALQAHSMLMYAEWRHVIADFCAARLGLDEHDHLPQTIGWLCLGTALAAYEAWLADPGSDLENLITVGARTLAQGVAALS from the coding sequence ATGACGGATCTTCGGCACGACGGCACGACGGCCACCCCCGGGCGCAAGAGTGCGGCCGGTCGGCGGCCGCTGACCTCCCGCGCCCAGATCAGCACCATCGCCATCGACCTGTTCACCGAGCGCGGCTTCGACGAGACCAGCGTCGACGACATCGCCGAGGCGGCCGGGATCGCCCGGCGCACCCTGTTTCGCTACTACCCCTCCAAGAACGCCGTGCCCTGGGGTGACTTCGACGGACATCTCGCGCAGATGCGGGAGTTGCTGGCGCGAATCCCGTCGGACCTGTCGATCGCCGACGCATTGCAGATGGCCCTCGTCTCCTTCAACCGGGTCCCACCCACCGAGCGCGACAGCCATCGCCGACGGATGGCACTGCTCCTGGGTGTTCCGGCGCTGCAAGCACATTCGATGCTGATGTATGCGGAGTGGCGCCACGTCATCGCCGATTTCTGCGCGGCGCGACTCGGACTCGACGAGCACGATCACCTGCCGCAGACCATCGGCTGGCTCTGCCTGGGGACCGCACTGGCCGCCTACGAGGCATGGCTCGCCGATCCGGGCTCCGACCTGGAGAATCTGATCACCGTGGGCGCACGTACGCTGGCCCAGGGAGTCGCCGCGCTATCGTGA
- a CDS encoding ferredoxin--NADP reductase: protein MPDLTPHGSRSVILTVAEVIDETADAKSIVFDVPDTMAESFTSYKPGQFLTLRIPSEQTGSVARCYSLASAPATDKQPKVTVKRTVDGYGSNWVCDNLTPGTQMEVLPPSGVFTPKAFDQPLLLIAAGSGVTPVMSILKTALATSDSQIVFFYANRSSDDVIFAAELRELHAAHADRLTLIHWLENLQGLPTARALATLFGPFAAGHTAYMCGPGPFMDAVHKALADAGFPHHNVHTEVYNSLSGDPFADVELEELSQDDQAEAAAVDVELDGETHTLSWPRKRTLIDIMLAAGLDAPYSCQEGECGSCACTLTEGTVEMDNPGALDPEDIEDGYILGCQARPTSDSLKIEF from the coding sequence ATGCCCGACCTGACACCCCACGGCTCGCGCAGTGTGATCCTGACCGTGGCCGAGGTGATCGACGAGACCGCGGACGCCAAGTCCATCGTCTTCGACGTCCCGGACACGATGGCCGAGTCCTTCACCTCCTACAAGCCGGGGCAGTTCCTCACGCTGCGCATCCCGAGCGAGCAGACCGGATCGGTCGCGCGCTGCTACTCGCTGGCGTCGGCGCCGGCGACGGACAAGCAGCCCAAGGTGACGGTCAAGCGCACCGTCGACGGGTACGGTTCCAACTGGGTGTGCGACAACCTGACCCCGGGCACCCAGATGGAGGTGCTGCCCCCGTCGGGTGTGTTCACACCCAAGGCCTTCGATCAGCCGCTGCTGCTCATCGCCGCGGGCAGCGGCGTCACGCCGGTCATGTCGATCCTCAAAACCGCTCTGGCGACCAGTGATTCGCAAATCGTCTTCTTCTACGCGAACCGCAGCTCCGACGACGTCATCTTTGCCGCCGAACTCCGCGAACTCCATGCGGCACACGCGGACCGGCTGACCCTCATCCATTGGCTGGAGAACCTGCAGGGGTTGCCGACCGCGCGCGCGTTGGCCACCCTCTTCGGGCCGTTCGCCGCCGGCCACACCGCCTACATGTGCGGTCCCGGCCCGTTCATGGACGCGGTGCACAAAGCCCTCGCCGACGCCGGATTCCCGCACCACAACGTGCACACCGAGGTGTACAACTCGCTGTCCGGTGACCCGTTCGCCGACGTCGAACTCGAGGAACTCTCCCAAGACGATCAGGCGGAGGCGGCCGCCGTCGACGTCGAACTCGACGGCGAGACACACACCCTGAGCTGGCCGCGTAAACGCACCCTGATCGACATCATGCTCGCCGCCGGACTCGACGCCCCGTATTCCTGCCAGGAAGGCGAGTGTGGCTCCTGCGCGTGCACCCTGACCGAGGGTACGGTCGAGATGGACAATCCAGGAGCGCTCGATCCCGAAGACATCGAGGACGGTTACATCCTGGGCTGCCAGGCCCGCCCGACCTCGGACTCGCTGAAGATCGAGTTCTGA
- a CDS encoding DoxX family protein, with the protein MSGPPRTRIRPGRGLDRFTPEQTARGLAGMLVTIGILHFVVPKPFDEIIPEEIPADPRTLTYASGVAEVAIGSGLLAPATRKPAAGLAAALFIAVYPANINMVRLWWHKPLPYKVIALARLPFQFPMIAAALKVARA; encoded by the coding sequence ATGTCGGGACCGCCCCGGACACGAATCCGCCCCGGACGCGGGCTGGACCGGTTCACCCCCGAACAGACCGCCCGTGGCCTCGCGGGCATGCTGGTCACCATCGGGATACTCCATTTCGTGGTCCCCAAGCCCTTCGACGAGATCATCCCCGAGGAGATCCCCGCCGACCCCCGCACCCTGACCTACGCGTCGGGTGTCGCCGAGGTCGCCATCGGTTCCGGCCTCCTGGCACCGGCGACCCGCAAACCGGCGGCCGGGCTGGCCGCGGCGCTGTTCATCGCGGTGTATCCGGCGAACATCAACATGGTGCGGCTGTGGTGGCACAAACCGTTGCCCTACAAGGTGATCGCCCTTGCCCGGCTCCCCTTCCAGTTCCCGATGATCGCCGCGGCGCTCAAGGTGGCGCGGGCCTGA
- a CDS encoding DNA alkylation repair protein — protein MDSDAHTAADVIAAAAAEADPERAANSARFFQTQPGGYGEGDEFIGLTVPVQRRIAKRFKGIGLDAVRDLLDSGVHEHRLIGLFLLRGEFDRARDAAERESWVGLYLDAVRRGRVNNWDLVDSSADPILGEHLHRLGDHQLLLDHAADPDLWRRRVGIIGTFAFIKHGDAQAILAVAPLVVDDRRGLIQKAFGWMLREMGKRVDATLLVRYLDDHAAEMGRTALSYAIERLSSESRAHYRSLR, from the coding sequence ATGGATTCGGACGCGCACACCGCGGCCGACGTGATCGCCGCCGCGGCGGCCGAGGCAGATCCGGAGCGCGCCGCCAACTCGGCCCGGTTCTTCCAGACCCAGCCGGGCGGATACGGCGAAGGTGACGAGTTCATCGGCCTGACGGTCCCGGTTCAGCGTCGAATCGCCAAGCGATTCAAGGGGATCGGCTTGGACGCGGTACGCGACCTGCTGGATTCCGGGGTGCACGAGCATCGCCTGATCGGGTTGTTCCTACTGCGCGGCGAGTTCGACCGCGCACGGGATGCCGCCGAGCGCGAGAGCTGGGTGGGCCTCTACCTCGACGCGGTGCGCCGCGGCCGGGTGAACAACTGGGATCTGGTGGACTCGTCGGCCGATCCGATTCTGGGCGAGCACCTGCACCGGCTCGGTGATCACCAACTGCTGCTCGACCATGCCGCCGACCCTGATCTGTGGCGGCGACGGGTCGGGATCATCGGGACCTTCGCCTTCATCAAACATGGTGATGCACAGGCGATTCTCGCGGTGGCGCCACTGGTCGTCGACGACCGGCGAGGCCTCATCCAGAAGGCCTTCGGCTGGATGCTGCGGGAGATGGGTAAACGCGTCGACGCGACTCTGCTGGTCCGGTACCTCGACGACCACGCCGCCGAGATGGGCCGCACCGCATTGAGTTACGCGATCGAGCGACTCTCATCAGAGAGCCGCGCGCACTACCGCTCCCTACGGTGA
- a CDS encoding NAD(P)/FAD-dependent oxidoreductase: MSDTTGAVVIVGAGLGAIRVAENLRTNGFAGSITMIGAEGHPPYDRPPLSKSVLLGKDDRVDLKPAEFYADNDIELRIGHRVTAISPADKTVTTERLDDPARRETIGYDTLVLATGLAPRPFPGAADLGGVHLLRTYDDAVALRAEIDAARTAVVIGAGFIGCEVAASLSARGLSVTLVEPAETPLAVALGTEIGALVARLHVDNGIDVRSGVGVSEIVGDTRVRAVRLTGGTEVSADIVVVGIGSTPVTDYLDGSGIESAPREAGGGIACDARGHTSAPDVYALGDVANWQDEDGVPRRMEHWNHTVEQAASVAQQIVGGEVVTASVPYFWSDQFDLKIQVLGSPRAGDEVHIADDDGKKFLAYYSRDGFLTAVIGAGKVGAVMKTRAKLQTRTPIAELI, encoded by the coding sequence TTGAGTGACACAACGGGCGCAGTGGTGATCGTCGGGGCCGGGCTCGGGGCGATCCGGGTCGCCGAGAACCTGCGCACCAATGGTTTTGCCGGATCGATCACGATGATCGGCGCCGAGGGCCACCCGCCCTACGACCGGCCCCCGCTGTCGAAGTCGGTGCTCCTGGGCAAGGACGACCGGGTGGACCTCAAACCGGCAGAGTTCTACGCCGACAACGACATCGAGCTGCGTATCGGCCACCGGGTCACGGCGATCTCCCCGGCCGACAAAACCGTCACCACAGAACGCCTGGACGATCCGGCCCGGCGCGAGACCATCGGCTACGACACCCTGGTGCTGGCAACCGGACTCGCGCCACGACCGTTCCCTGGTGCCGCCGACCTCGGCGGCGTGCACCTGCTGCGCACCTACGACGACGCGGTGGCGCTTCGCGCGGAGATCGACGCGGCCCGGACCGCGGTGGTCATCGGGGCCGGATTCATCGGATGCGAAGTGGCGGCGAGCCTGAGCGCCCGTGGCTTGTCCGTCACGCTCGTCGAGCCGGCCGAGACCCCGCTGGCAGTCGCCCTCGGCACCGAGATCGGCGCGCTGGTGGCGCGCCTGCACGTCGACAACGGCATCGACGTGCGCTCCGGGGTGGGGGTCAGCGAGATCGTCGGGGACACCCGGGTGCGGGCGGTGCGCCTGACCGGCGGAACCGAGGTGTCCGCCGACATCGTGGTGGTCGGGATCGGGTCCACACCGGTCACCGATTACCTCGACGGCTCCGGGATCGAGTCGGCGCCGCGTGAGGCCGGGGGCGGAATCGCCTGCGATGCACGGGGACACACCAGTGCGCCCGATGTGTACGCGCTCGGCGACGTGGCGAACTGGCAGGACGAGGACGGTGTACCGCGCCGGATGGAGCACTGGAACCACACGGTCGAGCAGGCCGCGAGCGTCGCGCAGCAGATCGTCGGCGGTGAGGTTGTCACCGCGTCGGTCCCGTATTTCTGGAGCGACCAGTTCGACCTGAAGATCCAGGTCCTCGGCAGCCCGCGCGCCGGCGACGAAGTACACATCGCCGACGACGACGGCAAGAAGTTCCTCGCCTATTACAGCCGTGACGGCTTCCTGACCGCCGTGATCGGCGCCGGGAAGGTGGGCGCGGTGATGAAGACGCGAGCCAAACTACAGACGAGAACGCCCATCGCCGAGCTCATCTGA
- a CDS encoding amino acid permease, translating to MTQPQSKAALLFRRKPVEGQGAPSSQPDEPELKRSIGTFQLTLFGVGATVGTGIFYILPEAVPQAGPAVIVSFLIAGLAAGLAAICYAEMAAAVPVSGSSYSYAYATLGEVVAVGVGACLLLEYGVSASATAVGWAQYVNQLLYNVFDYRLPAELTATPWDSTPGWFNLPALVLVFLCCVLLIRGASESALVNTVMVIIKLAVLVLFIAIAFTAFTADHFADFVPAETGFSGITSAAAVIFFTFIGLDAVSTAGDEVKNPQKAMPRAILAALSIVVTIYLLTAIAAIGAQSWQEFGAPDQQEAGLAKIVENVVGASWPGTLLSIGAVISIFSVTLVVLYGQTRILFAMGRDGLLPAMFAKVNRKTMTPVNNTIVVSVIVGLLAAIVPLDKLIDLVSIGTLVAFIVVSVGVIVLRQTAPDLHRPFRVPLYPVTPVLAVAACIWILSGLHWYTFVWFALWVGVAMLFYVFWGRHHSKLNHPPTDTVRFEKGVS from the coding sequence ATGACGCAGCCGCAATCGAAGGCAGCTCTGCTGTTCCGCCGCAAGCCTGTCGAAGGCCAGGGCGCACCCAGCAGCCAACCCGACGAACCCGAGCTCAAGCGCAGCATCGGGACCTTCCAGCTGACTCTCTTCGGTGTCGGTGCGACCGTGGGCACCGGAATCTTCTACATCTTGCCCGAGGCGGTACCGCAGGCCGGGCCGGCGGTCATCGTCTCCTTCCTCATCGCCGGTCTCGCAGCCGGACTGGCCGCCATCTGCTATGCGGAAATGGCTGCCGCGGTGCCGGTTTCGGGTTCCAGCTACTCCTACGCCTACGCCACCCTCGGGGAGGTGGTGGCCGTGGGGGTCGGCGCCTGCCTGCTGCTCGAGTACGGGGTGTCGGCCTCGGCCACCGCGGTGGGCTGGGCCCAATACGTCAACCAGCTGCTCTACAACGTCTTCGACTACCGGCTGCCCGCCGAACTCACCGCCACCCCCTGGGACAGCACCCCCGGCTGGTTCAATCTCCCTGCGCTCGTGCTCGTGTTCCTGTGCTGTGTGCTCCTGATCCGCGGTGCCAGCGAATCCGCGCTGGTCAACACGGTCATGGTGATCATCAAGCTGGCCGTGCTGGTGTTGTTCATCGCGATCGCGTTCACCGCCTTCACCGCCGACCATTTCGCCGATTTCGTGCCTGCCGAAACCGGATTCTCCGGCATCACCTCCGCGGCGGCCGTCATCTTCTTCACCTTCATCGGCCTCGACGCCGTGTCCACGGCGGGCGACGAGGTGAAGAACCCGCAGAAGGCCATGCCCCGGGCGATTCTCGCCGCGCTGAGCATCGTCGTCACCATCTATCTGCTCACCGCGATCGCGGCGATCGGAGCCCAGTCCTGGCAGGAGTTCGGCGCCCCCGATCAGCAGGAGGCGGGGTTGGCCAAGATCGTCGAGAATGTCGTCGGCGCGAGCTGGCCGGGCACCCTGCTGTCCATCGGGGCCGTCATCTCCATCTTCTCGGTCACCCTCGTGGTGCTCTACGGACAAACGCGCATCCTGTTCGCGATGGGCCGGGACGGCCTGCTGCCCGCGATGTTCGCCAAGGTCAACCGCAAGACGATGACCCCGGTCAACAACACGATCGTCGTGTCGGTGATCGTCGGGCTCCTGGCCGCCATCGTGCCGCTCGACAAGCTCATCGATCTCGTGTCCATCGGCACGCTGGTCGCGTTCATCGTCGTCTCGGTGGGCGTGATCGTGTTGCGGCAGACGGCGCCCGATCTCCATCGCCCGTTCCGGGTGCCGCTGTACCCGGTGACGCCTGTGCTGGCGGTCGCGGCGTGTATCTGGATTCTGTCCGGGCTGCACTGGTACACCTTCGTGTGGTTCGCGCTCTGGGTGGGCGTGGCGATGCTCTTCTACGTCTTCTGGGGACGTCACCACAGCAAGCTCAACCATCCGCCCACCGACACCGTCCGTTTCGAGAAAGGCGTGTCGTGA
- a CDS encoding universal stress protein, translating to MTILVGYVPGEGGAGGVQLGAMLAESLHTDLVVATVVPRPWTTPSPAKVDAEFVAWTDNVVERAHAEVTEYMQIYPPQLRWRFTRLDHRTASSALLSYAQEIDADALVVSSTGDGQPGQIVVGSTADSLLHRSTVPVGISPRGYRSPKDGLLKRVTVATAAAGSADVSVIQRARELSDRMDAELRVVTFAVRGGAMYPPLVGISTEDAVVDQWKSQATEAHRQLVMDGVIDSRTPCMVASGRGWREAVDAVDWLDGEVLFIGSTREGLLARVFIGTRATKLIRHSPVPVIVLPR from the coding sequence GTGACCATCCTCGTCGGCTACGTCCCGGGCGAGGGCGGGGCCGGTGGGGTTCAGCTGGGCGCCATGCTCGCCGAGAGCCTGCACACCGATCTCGTCGTCGCCACCGTGGTCCCCAGGCCGTGGACCACTCCGTCACCGGCCAAGGTCGACGCCGAATTCGTTGCCTGGACGGACAATGTCGTCGAACGGGCGCACGCCGAGGTCACCGAGTACATGCAGATCTACCCGCCACAGCTGCGCTGGCGATTCACCCGGCTCGATCACCGCACCGCATCGTCGGCGCTGCTGTCGTATGCCCAGGAGATCGACGCCGACGCACTCGTGGTGAGTTCCACCGGCGACGGCCAACCCGGCCAGATCGTCGTCGGCTCCACCGCCGACTCCCTACTGCATCGCTCCACGGTGCCGGTGGGGATCAGCCCACGTGGCTATCGCTCCCCCAAAGACGGCCTCTTGAAACGGGTTACGGTGGCAACGGCAGCTGCGGGCAGCGCCGACGTGTCGGTGATCCAACGGGCCCGCGAGCTCTCCGACCGCATGGATGCCGAACTGCGGGTGGTCACCTTCGCGGTACGCGGCGGTGCCATGTACCCCCCACTGGTCGGGATCAGCACCGAGGACGCGGTGGTCGATCAGTGGAAAAGCCAAGCCACCGAAGCACATCGGCAACTCGTCATGGACGGCGTCATCGACTCGCGAACCCCGTGCATGGTCGCATCCGGCCGCGGCTGGCGGGAGGCCGTCGACGCCGTGGACTGGCTCGACGGCGAGGTCCTGTTCATCGGCAGCACGCGCGAGGGGCTGCTCGCCCGCGTCTTCATCGGGACCCGCGCGACCAAACTGATCCGGCACTCGCCGGTTCCGGTAATCGTGCTGCCGCGATGA